The following are from one region of the Populus trichocarpa isolate Nisqually-1 chromosome 8, P.trichocarpa_v4.1, whole genome shotgun sequence genome:
- the LOC7467549 gene encoding uncharacterized protein LOC7467549 has translation MIATSMSLLQHVCSVPIARAMRPRSVTIISSRSLSTTTSSSSTTSRASQVDPHVLLGMSEPELQQLATDLGQQSYRGKQLHHLIYQRKVKEIQDFSQLPLVFRNDLQEAGWKVGRSPIFQTVTAADGTVKLLIRLEDNRLIETVGIPVEDEKGSMRLTACVSSQVGCPLRCSFCATGKGGFSRNLQRHEIVEQVLAVEEIFKHRVTNVVFMGMGEPMLNLKSVLEAHRCLNKDVQIGQRMITISTVGVPNTIKKLASHKLQSTLALSLHAPNQKLRETIVPSAKSYPLDAIMKDCKEYFLETSRRVSFEYALLAGVNDRVEHAKELAELLHQWGRGHHVNLIPFNPIQGSDYKRPHKKAIQAFAAVLESRKVTVSVRQTRGLDASAACGQLRNEFQKSPLVINSDSLESQPENVAVAC, from the exons ATGATTGCCACTTCAATGTCTCTGCTCCAGCACGTGTGTTCCGTGCCAATCGCACGTGCCATGCGACCTCGTTCCGTTACCATCATATCCTCTCGTAGCCTCTCCACCACAACCTCTTCCTCCTCCACTACATCTCGTGCCTCTCAAGTGGACCCTCACGTGCTCCTCGGCATGTCGGAGCCCGAGCTTCAACAACTCGCAACCGACCTTGGACAG CAAAGCTATAGAGGAAAGCAGCTCCATCATCTAATATACCAGAGAAAAGTCAAAGAAATCCAGGATTTTAGTCAAT TGCCTCTGGTATTTCGAAATGATCTTCAAGAAGCTGGATGGAAAGTCGGGCGGTCACCTATTTTTCAAACTGTAACCGCAGCTGATGGCACGGTTAAG TTACTGATAAGACTGGAGGATAACAGATTGATTGAAACTGTTGGTATTCCAGTTGAAGATGAGAAAGGTTCAATGCGGCTTACTGCCTGTGTTTCATCTCAG GTAGGCTGTCCTTTGCGCTGCTCATTTTGTGCCACCGGAAAGGGTGGTTTTTCAAGGAATCTTCAAAGGCATGAAATTGTTGAGCAG GTTTTGGCTGTTGAGGAGATCTTCAAGCACAGGGTGACAAATGTAGTGTTCATGGGAATGGGTGAACCAATGTTGAACTTGAAGTCGGTACTTGAAGCACACCGATGCTTGAATAAG GATGTTCAAATTGGGCAAAGAATGATCACAATATCAACTGTGGGGGTTCCGAACACAATTAAAAAGCTGGCTTCTCATAAACTTCAGTCAACATTGGCCTTAAG CTTACATGCTCCAAATCAGAAACTTAGAGAAACAATTGTTCCAAGTGCGAAATCCTACCCTCTAGATGCAATTATGAAAGATTGCAAGGAGTACTTCCTTGAAACCAGTCGACGAGTATCCTTTGAGTATGCACTTTTAG CTGGGGTCAATGATAGAGTGGAGCATGCTAAAGAACTTGCTGAGCTACTTCACCAGTGGGGACGTGGTCATCATGTGAATCTGATTCCTTTCAATCCAATCCAAGGTTCTGATTACAAGCGTCCACACAAAAAGGCG ATACAAGCATTTGCAGCTGTGCTAGAGTCTCGTAAAGTAACTGTAAGCGTGCGCCAAACAAGGGGCCTGGATGCAAGTGCAGCTTGTGGTCAACTAAGAAATGAATTCCAAAAAAGTCCTTTAGTCATAAATTCTGACAGCTTGGAATCTCAACCAGAGAATGTTGCAGTCGCATGCTGA